The window GAGGCGCTGCTCCGTGGGGCCGGGGTGGTGGCCGGGCCGGTGGACGTGCTCGCCGGATCCGATCTGGACGCGGTGCGCCGGCTCGCCGATCTGCGCGTCCCGGTGGTCCTGGTGGGGACCGGCACCTGGGACCCGCACTGGTCCACCTCCGTGCCCACCGCGTTCGACGTCCCCATCCTCACCCCGGCGGAACGCCGGAGCGTCTGGCTGCGAGCGCTGGACGACCTCCCGGACGCCGCTGCGCCCACGGTCGAGGCGGTCCCGGTCCACTTCGTGCTGGGGCCCCGGCAGATCGCGCAGGCGGTCCGGGCGGCGGCCTCAGGAGGCGTCGCCGACGGTGCGGTCCGGCTCGACGCGGCCGGCCTCCGGCGCGGCGCCCGCAGCCAGAACGCGGCGGGCCTGGAGCGGCTGGCCCGGCGCGTCGAGCCCGTGGTGGGGTGGGACGACATCGTTCTGCCCGACGCAGCTCTCGGGCAACTGCGCGAGCTGACGTCCCGCGCCCGGCACCGCGACCGGGTGCTGCTGGAGTGGGGGATGCGGCCCGGCGGCGGCCGCGGCCGCGGGGTCACCGCCCTCTTCGCCGGCGACTCGGGCACCGGGAAGACGATGTCGGCCGAGGTGATCGCGCACGACCTCGGTCTGGACCTGTACACGGTGAACCTCGCCACCGTGGTGGACAAGTACATCGGCGAGACCGAGAAGAACCTCGAGCGCATCTTCGCCGAGGCCGACGGCGTCAACGCGGTGCTGCTGTTCGACGAGGCGGACGCCATCTTCGGCAAGCGCAGCGAGGTGCGCGACGCCCACGACCGCTACGCCAACATCGAGAGCGCCTACCTGCTCCAGCGGATGGAGACCTTCGACGGGCTGGCCGTGCTGTCGACGAACCTGCGGTCCAACATCGACGACGCGTTCACCCGGCGGCTGGACATGATCGTGGACTTCCCGGCACCCGACGAGACGAGCCGGCTGGCCATCTGGGAGCGCTGTCTCGTCCCGCCGCTGCCGTGCGACCCGGACCTCGACCTCGCCTTCTGCGCCCGCGCCTTCACGCTGTCGGGCGGCAACATCCGCTCCGCCGCCATCACGGCCGCGTACCTCGCGGCGGGCGGGGAGGGTGTGCTCGGGATGGCGGAGCTGATCGCGGCCGTCCAGCAGGAGTACCGCAAACTCGGCCGGCTCGTGCTGGAGCGCGAGTTCGGGCCCTACCTGGCCGGTGCCGGTGTCACCCCGGGGAGGGACCGATGAACCACAAGCTCTGCACCCAGTGCGGCGAGCGCAACGAGCCGACCGCCGAGTTCTGCGTGGCGTGCCTCGCTTTCCTGCCGTGGTCCGGGAGCGACGCGGACGACACCGTCGCCGACAGCGGGGTGACCGCCCCGGCGGTCGGTGCCGCACCCCGATCCGGCGACGCCACCACGGTGCTCGACCTGCGGGCGCCGACCGGGCCGACCCGGCACCCGGTCGCGGGGGCGGGAGCAGTGCCCGGGCCGGTCGCGGGGATGCCGCCGACGGACCGGACGGCGGATCGCCCGTCCGCCCCCGCGCCGGCGACCCGGTCCACGTCCGTCGAGCCGCTTCGGGTCTCCGTCGACGCTCCCGAGACCCTGCTACCCCCCGACGGGGCGCCGGCCGTCGTGACGGCCCGGCTGTTCAACGCCTCCGGCATCGTGGACGGCTTCGCGGTGGAGCTGCTGCGACCTCCGCCGTGGGTCACCCTGCGCCCCGTCGAGGTGCGGCTGATGCCCGACGCCACCGCCGATCTCGCGGTGCAGCTGCACCCGGTGCCCGCCGCGGTCGCCCCCGCCGGGCGGCACCGGCTCGCCCTGCGGATCCGGTCGGCCGCCGACCCCTCGGTGTCGGTACCGCTGCCCGTGGTGCTGGTGGTGCCGCCCAACCACGCCCCGCTCACGCTGTCCGCCGAGCCGTCGGTGGTCCGGGTCCGCGACGGTGCCGAGGCGACCCTGGTGGTGACGGTGGACAACGCCGCCGGGAACGCCGAACGGCGGGCGGTGCTGCGCGGCACGG is drawn from Nakamurella deserti and contains these coding sequences:
- a CDS encoding ATP-binding protein translates to MSRPGDDFLTGRLADLQARVRQLVEHRRRGDPHPDDPFRGLYLGDDAVDQLLVPPEADPPAAGHAVPVAAAAPRSRLSRLSDAAGLDDTDVDLVLVAALPDLDSRYERLYGYLNDDVTRRRVSIGTALVLVGLAVDAAPARARLLPGGPLVDRGLVLVDDADRPFPTRALRVPDRVTAHLLGDDAADPHLADVLVDLQPFRGPVAERLADALAAGRRLFHLREQGAGVGSAAAAAALTATGRRALGVDLGRLRSAPDVAALITVLGREALLRGAGVVAGPVDVLAGSDLDAVRRLADLRVPVVLVGTGTWDPHWSTSVPTAFDVPILTPAERRSVWLRALDDLPDAAAPTVEAVPVHFVLGPRQIAQAVRAAASGGVADGAVRLDAAGLRRGARSQNAAGLERLARRVEPVVGWDDIVLPDAALGQLRELTSRARHRDRVLLEWGMRPGGGRGRGVTALFAGDSGTGKTMSAEVIAHDLGLDLYTVNLATVVDKYIGETEKNLERIFAEADGVNAVLLFDEADAIFGKRSEVRDAHDRYANIESAYLLQRMETFDGLAVLSTNLRSNIDDAFTRRLDMIVDFPAPDETSRLAIWERCLVPPLPCDPDLDLAFCARAFTLSGGNIRSAAITAAYLAAGGEGVLGMAELIAAVQQEYRKLGRLVLEREFGPYLAGAGVTPGRDR